A part of Gadus morhua chromosome 17, gadMor3.0, whole genome shotgun sequence genomic DNA contains:
- the gal3st3 gene encoding galactose-3-O-sulfotransferase 3, producing the protein MIRKKIFLAFVVISTVSLLLHHGGHLESWTMEAFYLGCPVLCSLPSPCLEPKHTHVAFLKTHKTASSTMQNLLFRFAERHNLTVALPIQSCGHQFCYPRTFTSHFVHPHTLPPSIVTNHMRFSRAELRRLMPEDTVYITILREPGLMFESLFSYYNQICQSFKRVPNCSLEAFLEEPLRYYRPKEKDAMYARNTLTFDLGGDKDRSAEDVGYSRAFVAEVEQAFALVMIAEHFDESLVLLRHLLSWDLEDVLYLKLNMRTLSSKRSLSPDLSAKIREWNALDARLYDHFNASLWRQIAAMGPACVAREVRLLRKHQDQLVRNCFGRRMPLMRSASQIKNKDLRPWQPNAKVDIVGYDLPANLSQVTSSQAQENCLKLIMPEVQYTQLLLHSQSLLYRRNFQQRTPQRPQTPKLSVRSVLPRRPPAASPQGPGSGPGSTSTSTLRPAGGTQARGAKPGQGSSPTQAL; encoded by the exons ATGATCCGGAAGAAGATCTTCCTGGCCTTTGTGGTCATCAGCACCGTCAGCCTCCTGCTTCACCATGGGGGGCACCTGGAGAGctg GACCATGGAGGCCTTCTACCTGGGCTGCCCCGTCCTCTGCTCCTTGCCGTCACCGTGCCTGGAGCCCAAGCACACCCACGTGGCCTTCCTCAAGACCCACAAGACTGCCAGCAGCACCATGCAGAACCTGCTCTTCCGCTTCGCCGAGCGCCACAACCTGACGGTGGCGCTGCCCATCCAGTCGTGCGGCCACCAGTTCTGCTACCCGCGCACCTTCACCTCCCACTTCGTGCACCCCCACACCCTGCCGCCCTCCATCGTCACCAACCACATGCGCTTCAGCCGGGCCGAGCTGCGGCGGCTGATGCCTGAGGACACGGTATACATCACCATCCTGCGCGAGCCGGGCCTCATGTTCGAGTCGCTCTTCAGCTATTACAACCAGATCTGCCAGAGCTTCAAGCGTGTGCCCAACTGCTCCCTGGAGGCCTTCCTGGAGGAGCCCCTGCGCTACTACCGGCCCAAGGAGAAGGACGCCATGTACGCCCGCAACACCCTGACCTTCGACCTGGGCGGCGACAAGGACCGCTCGGCCGAGGACGTGGGCTACAGCCGGGCCTTCGTGGCGGAGGTGGAGCAGGCCTTCGCGCTGGTGATGATCGCCGAGCACTTCGACGAGTCTCTGGTGCTCCTGCGCCACCTGCTCTCCTGGGACCTGGAGGACGTGCTGTACCTGAAGCTCAACATGCGCACGCTCAGCTCCAAGCGGAGCCTCTCGCCGGACCTCTCCGCCAAGATCCGCGAGTGGAACGCCCTGGACGCCCGCCTCTACGACCACTTCAACGCCTCGCTGTGGCGCCAGATCGCCGCCATGGGCCCGGCGTGCGTGGCCCGGGAGGTGCGTCTGCTGCGCAAGCACCAGGACCAGCTGGTGAGGAACTGCTTCGGCCGGCGCATGCCGCTGATGCGCTCGGCCTCGCAGATCAAAAACAAGGACCTCCGACCCTGGCAGCCCAACGCCAAGGTGGACATCGTGGGCTACGACCTGCCGGCCAACCTCAGCCAGGTGACGTCCAGCCAGGCCCAGGAGAACTGCCTGAAGCTGATCATGCCAGAGGTGCAGTACACACAGCTGCTCCTGCACTCCCAGTCGCTGCTCTATCGCCGGAACTTTCAGCAGCGTACTCCGCAGCGGCCTCAGACCCCCAAGTTGTCCGTGAGGTCGGTGCTGCCTCGCCGGCCCCCGGCCGCGTCCCCACAGGGGCCCGGATCGGGCCCAGGCTCCACGTCAACATCCACCCTGCGGCCTGCTGGAGGAACCCAGGCTAGAGGGGCGAAGCCTGGGCAGGGATCCTCACCGACCCAAGCCTTGTAA